A stretch of the Acanthochromis polyacanthus isolate Apoly-LR-REF ecotype Palm Island chromosome 22, KAUST_Apoly_ChrSc, whole genome shotgun sequence genome encodes the following:
- the LOC110972255 gene encoding neuronal membrane glycoprotein M6-b-like isoform X2: protein MGCFECCIKCLGGVPYASLVATILCFSGVALFCGCGHVALTGTLTMLENHFSRVPSDHATLALVIQIFQYIIYGIASFFFVYAIILLAEGFYTTSAIKKELQSDFKTTVCGRCITAFFMFLTYILFLAFLAIFGFTAIPVFLFFNMWTTCAAMRSPDANITSPESICVDVRQYGIIPYNATPGKACGTTLGDICNTSEFYLSYHLYIVALAGAGATVIALIHYLMILAANWAYLKSAVSTHEYQDIKTKDDQDLEAEARSKEGQNSSSYS, encoded by the exons GATGCTTCGAGTGCTGCATCAAGTGTCTGGGCGGGGTGCCCTACGCCTCGCTGGTGGCCACCATCCTCTGCTTCTCAGGCGTGGCTCTGTTCTGCGGCTGTGGCCATGTGGCGCTGACCGGGACCCTGACCATGCTGGAGAATCATTTCTCCAGGGTGCCCAGCGACCACGCTACCCTCGCCCTGGT GATCCAGATCTTTCAGTACATCATCTATGGCATCGCTTCCTTCTTCTTTGTCTACGCCATCATCCTGCTAGCTGAGGGCTTCTACACCACCAGCGCCATCAAGAAGGAGCTGCAGAGCGACTTCAAGACCACCGTCTGTGGACGCTGCATCACCGCCTTC TTCATGTTCTTGACCTACATCCTCTTCCTGGCCTTTCTCGCCATCTTTGGCTTCACGGCGATCCCCGTTTTCCTCTTCTTTAACATGTGGACCACCTGTGCTGCCATGAGGTCTCCTGATGCTAACATCACCTCTCCTGAGTCCATCTGTGTGGATGTCAGGCAGTACG GTATTATTCCCTACAACGCCACACCAGGAAAAGCTTGTGGAACCACACTGGGAGACATCTGTAACACCAGCGAG TTCTACCTTTCCTACCACCTCTACATCGTCGCGTTAGCCGGCGCCGGAGCCACCGTCATCGCATTG atccaCTACCTGATGATCTTGGCGGCTAACTGGGCCTATCTGAAGAGTGCCGTCTCCACGCACGAGTACCAGGACATCAAGACCAAGGACGACCAGGACCTGGAGGCCGAGGCGCGCTCCAAGGAGGGCCAGAACTCCTCCTCCTACTCATAA
- the LOC110972255 gene encoding neuronal membrane glycoprotein M6-b-like isoform X1 translates to MDGTKPAMESTAEETQDEGQESKGCFECCIKCLGGVPYASLVATILCFSGVALFCGCGHVALTGTLTMLENHFSRVPSDHATLALVIQIFQYIIYGIASFFFVYAIILLAEGFYTTSAIKKELQSDFKTTVCGRCITAFFMFLTYILFLAFLAIFGFTAIPVFLFFNMWTTCAAMRSPDANITSPESICVDVRQYGIIPYNATPGKACGTTLGDICNTSEFYLSYHLYIVALAGAGATVIALIHYLMILAANWAYLKSAVSTHEYQDIKTKDDQDLEAEARSKEGQNSSSYS, encoded by the exons GATGCTTCGAGTGCTGCATCAAGTGTCTGGGCGGGGTGCCCTACGCCTCGCTGGTGGCCACCATCCTCTGCTTCTCAGGCGTGGCTCTGTTCTGCGGCTGTGGCCATGTGGCGCTGACCGGGACCCTGACCATGCTGGAGAATCATTTCTCCAGGGTGCCCAGCGACCACGCTACCCTCGCCCTGGT GATCCAGATCTTTCAGTACATCATCTATGGCATCGCTTCCTTCTTCTTTGTCTACGCCATCATCCTGCTAGCTGAGGGCTTCTACACCACCAGCGCCATCAAGAAGGAGCTGCAGAGCGACTTCAAGACCACCGTCTGTGGACGCTGCATCACCGCCTTC TTCATGTTCTTGACCTACATCCTCTTCCTGGCCTTTCTCGCCATCTTTGGCTTCACGGCGATCCCCGTTTTCCTCTTCTTTAACATGTGGACCACCTGTGCTGCCATGAGGTCTCCTGATGCTAACATCACCTCTCCTGAGTCCATCTGTGTGGATGTCAGGCAGTACG GTATTATTCCCTACAACGCCACACCAGGAAAAGCTTGTGGAACCACACTGGGAGACATCTGTAACACCAGCGAG TTCTACCTTTCCTACCACCTCTACATCGTCGCGTTAGCCGGCGCCGGAGCCACCGTCATCGCATTG atccaCTACCTGATGATCTTGGCGGCTAACTGGGCCTATCTGAAGAGTGCCGTCTCCACGCACGAGTACCAGGACATCAAGACCAAGGACGACCAGGACCTGGAGGCCGAGGCGCGCTCCAAGGAGGGCCAGAACTCCTCCTCCTACTCATAA